The Dioscorea cayenensis subsp. rotundata cultivar TDr96_F1 chromosome 7, TDr96_F1_v2_PseudoChromosome.rev07_lg8_w22 25.fasta, whole genome shotgun sequence genome includes a region encoding these proteins:
- the LOC120264564 gene encoding myb-related protein MYBAS2-like, with the protein MDREGGLATGMLCRLVRRTSLGFYSKSIRFEGYGGGIARLRWVNYLHPGLKRGRMSPQEERLVLELHSRWGNRWSRIARRLPGRTDNEIKNYWRTHMRKKAQERKKNLAGETSASVCTSTSTSTTTVDASTTDNTTITTTLTAGFEDEMDGYPIDKIWNELSCDASPVLDCTTCSSSDELWNLDDEEELLPNSMSDCLVPALYQQHR; encoded by the exons ATGGACAGAGAAGGAGGACTTGCAACTGGTATGCTATGTAGGCTTGTTCGGAGAACGTCGTTGGGATTTTATAGCAAAAGTATCAGGTTTGAAGGTTATGGCGGGGGTATAGCTAG GTTACGTTGGGTTAATTACTTACATCCTGGCCTTAAACGTGGCCGTATGTCCCCTCAAGAAGAACGTCTTGTTCTTGAACTCCACTCTCGCTGGGGCAATAG ATGGTCTAGAATAGCTAGAAGACTACCTGGTCGCACTGATAATGAGATTAAGAATTACTGGAGGACTCATATGAGGAAGAAGgcacaagaaagaaagaaaaacttggCTGGAGAAACTAGTGCTAGTGTTTGtactagtactagtactagtaCTACAACTGTTGATGCAAGCACTACTGATAATACTACTATTACTACTACTTTGACAGCAGGTTTTGAAGATGAAATGGATGGGTATCCAATTGATAAGATTTGGAATGAGTTATCTTGTGATGCTTCACCTGTTTTGGATTGTACTACTTGCTCTAGTTCTGATGAACTTTGGAATTTGGATGATGAAGAGGAATTATTACCTAACTCTATGAGTGATTGTTTGGTTCCTGCTCTGTATCAACAACATCGCTAG
- the LOC120265702 gene encoding zinc finger protein ZAT11-like, which produces MKHNESEEMIKRRSVADILMLLSRQENIHKLKSVDQDVFKCKTCGRVFSSFQALGGHRTSHRRQAAGLDHKRLIDMQLKVTTMMMKKKKNNKTHECSVCGLEFVMGQALGGHMRRHKPVSVKKVLLFDLNLTPLENDNLNRAKYAD; this is translated from the coding sequence ATGAAGCACAACGAAAGTGAAGAGATGATTAAAAGAAGAAGTGTTGCTGATATTCTCATGCTTCTATCTAGGCAAGAAAATATTCATAAGTTGAAATCTGTTGATCAGGATGTGTTTAAGTGCAAGACTTGTGGACGTGTGTTCTCTTCTTTTCAAGCACTTGGAGGTCATAGAACCAGTCATAGAAGACAAGCTGCAGGACTTGATCATAAGAGATTGATAGATATGCAACTGAAGGTGACaacgatgatgatgaagaagaagaagaacaacaagactCATGAGTGTTCTGTTTGTGGATTAGAGTTTGTTATGGGACAGGCTTTAGGTGGCCATATGAGAAGGCATAAGCCAGTGTCAGTGAAGAAAGTGTTATTGTTTGATCTAAACTTGACGCCTTTAGAGAATGATAACTTGAATAGAGCCAAGTATGCAGATTGA